The genomic stretch CGCGGAAGAGCCACTGCCACGAGCCGAAACACGCGGACTCGGTGTCGAGGATCAGTCCGTCGAAGTCGAAACAGACTGCGCGCAGCGTGGCGCTCACTTCACGACGGCGTCGCACGCCATCTCGTAGATGCCGGTCCAGTAGCCGTTCTGGTAGATGTCGCCGACGCGGAGCGTGCCTTCGAACTTCAGCGGGATGTTCTCCAACAACGGTGCGGCCTCGCCGGTCATGCGGACGATGACGTATTCGTTGATGTCGGGCGTGGCGCCGTAACAGCATACGGCGGGGCTCGTCACGACGAGAAACTCGCGCACGCGCCGGCCCTCGAGCAGCGTGGGCATCATGTAGCCGGTGAGTCGGACCTTCCGACCGTCGAGTTTATGGATGTCTTCGGGGATCTGCTCGTTGAACGAAGGCAGCGGATCGGGCACGCCTTCCATCGCGATCATCTTCGGCTCGGCGGTGTTGAAACGCAGGTCGGCGAACGTGATGTCGCGCGTGGCCGAGGGATTCGTGGCGGGAGCGGCGGTGGCGAGCGCGAACGCCGCGACCAAGACGCAAGGAAGCAGGCGGAAGGAGGTGGGAACGCGGGAGGCCATGGCTCGTGAACGGTCGAAAAACGTGCGGGAAAAGCGCGATCCGTCAAAACCAAGCGTGCATGCGGTGGCTCACGACACGGGAGCGAGGCCCGAGGCGACGTCGTTGCGGTAGGCCTTCGCGGCGGGGACGAGGCCGGCGAGCGCGCAAAGCAGCACGAGTGCGACCGGGACCACCGCGAGCGCGGGGTGCCAAGCGAACGCGTCGAGTACGACACCGGTCTCGGCGCGGACGATCGAGGCGGCGATGGTGAACAGACCGAAGTGCAGCCCGAGTCCTCCGATCGCACCGAGCAGGCCGGTGAAGACCGATTCGCCGAGCACGAGCAGGAAGACCGTGGACCGGCGCGCGCCGAGGGCGCGCAGGATGGCGAGATCTCGACGACGTGCGGCCATGGAGCCGTAGACGCTCACCAGCACGGTGCCGACTGCCGCGAGCACCACGCCGTAGGCGACGAGCGCGAGCACGGTCTGAAACCACGCGAACTTCGAGAACAGTTCGCCCATGATCGAGGCGATCGGCCACGCGAACGTGAGCCGGTTGCCTTGGCGGTTGTAGAGCACGTCGAGTTGAAATCCCGCAACGGCAGCGCCCGGACGCAGCTTCACCAACACCGCGCTCACGTCGGTCGCGGCGGCGGCGGCGTGGCCGCTCATCGTCTGGACGCCGGAGAGGGGGATGAGGATGACGCGATCCAGCGGCGTGTTGGTCGGCTCGAGAATGCCGCGTACGGTGTAGGTCTCCTCGTGGCGCGCCTGTTCGTCGTAAACGAAGCCGTGGTAGGGATGAAACACGTCGCCGAGGGAAAGTCCGAGTCGGCGCGCGGCGAACGAGCCGACCACCGCTTCGTGCGCGTCGCCTTCGACGAACGTGCCTGCGGCGAGTGCCAGCGTGCGGCCGGGGGCGAATTCGACCTGCGCGAGCTTCTCGATCGGCGTGCCGACGATGCGGAAACCGCGGTAGTTGTCGCCGACGGCGATGGGGATGGCGTGAGCGACGGCGGGGTGGCGGGCGATCTGCTCGTAATCTGCGGCGCGGATGTTGCCCGGCGAGGCCTCGAGATGAAACACGGCGTTGAGCACCAACTGCAGTTTCGAGCCGCGGGCACCGAGCACGGCGTCGAAACCGGCGTCGACGCGCGTGAACGCATCCTCGGCCTGCGACTTGATCGACCAGACCGTGAGCGCGAGGCCGGCCGCGAGCGCGATCGAGCCGGCGGCGACGAACGTCGTGAACGCGTGCTGGCGCAGACTGCGGTAGACGATGCGTAGGAGCGTCATGGCGCGACGGGTGCGACGGCGTGGTTGATCGAACCGAGGGCGAGCACACGGTCGAAACCGGCCTCGATGTCGTGCGAGTGGCTGACCACGAGCAGCGCGGCACCTTCGGCGCGGCAGGTCTCGTGCAGGAGCGCGAGGGCGCGACCCGCGGCGGCGCCGTCGAGGTTGGCGGTCGGCTCGTCGGCGAGCACGAGCTTCGGTCGGTGGGCGAGCGCGCGGGCGACGGCGACGCGTTGTTGCTGGCCGGTGGAGAGTTGCCGCGGGAAATGATGGACGCGTTCGGCGAGCCCGAGTCGACGCAGCAGGTCGAGGGCGTGAGCGCGATCGGCACCGGGGCCGAAGGCCATGCCGAGGAGGACGTTCTCGAGCACGGTGAATCCTTGCAGGAGATTGAACGTCTGGAACACGTAACCGACGAGCGCGGCGCGACGGCGGTCGCGTGCGGTCTCGGACAGCGCGGCCATGTCGACGCCGTCGATGGCGACCGAGCCTGTATCCGAAGATAGGATACCGGCGATCGTGTGGAGGAGCGTGGTCTTGCCGAGGCCGCTCTCGCCGCGGAGCAACACGTGTTCGCCGGCCTCGAGCGAGAAGTGGTGGATGTCGAGCACGACATGGGCCGAACCGTCGGGTGCGGTGAAGCTCCTGCGCAGGTTGTTGATTTCGAGCAACGGCATCGGGGAGGGACGTAAGCCGGGTCATGCGGGCTGTCGAGCAAGCGTGGCTTCGCGAGAGCCACGGCGACGCTTGGCGCGGCGCGGAGTTGCCGGCACCGTGCGCGCGCGTATGCTGACGGCTCACTTCCCAATGCGTTCCGCTTTTCTACCCCTCGTGCTCGCGACCGCTCTTCTCGAAGAGACGGCGGCGGCAACGGCGGGGCAGGCTTCGGCTCGTTTGGAGGCGGACGACTACATAAACCTTCTGCGTATCGATCTACGGGCGGAGAAGGCGAAACTCGTGGTCGAGGCGCTGGAGTTGTCCGTCGCCGAGGCGGAGGTTTTTCTTCCGATCTATCGCCGCTACGACGAGTTGTTGAGCAAGCTGAACACGGAGCGGATGAACGAGCTGCGGCGGTTCACGGCGCGTTACGCGACGATCGACGATGCGGGCGCGCGGGCGTTGACGGCGCGGTCGTTCGAGTTTTCGCGCAAGCGGCTCGCGCTCTTGGAGAAGTTCACGCGGCGGATCGAGAAAGCGACCTCGCCGCGGGTGGCGGCGCGTTTCGCGCAGATCGAGCAGCAGTTGCTCATGTTGCTCGACGTGCAGATCGCGGCGGAGCTGCCGCTGGTGCTCAGATCCGACCTGCCGGAGCCGGAACCGGAGTATTGAGCCGCGCGTCGATGCGCGAGCGCTTCCGGGTAGGTACGACGAAGCACCGCGACTCCCGGAGGAATCGCGGTGCTCGGAAGCGGACGGAGGTCGGCGCGGGGTGTGTTACTCGCTCGAGGGCGTGGGAAGTGATATCGGGGCAAACTCTGCCGTGGTCGTGACGGGTCGTGCGCCGAGGGGACGCAGCGTCATCTGGCCTTGCCGCGAGTAATCGATCGAGAGGCTCAGGATGCGGACGGCTTCCTGCGGGGCGTGGAATCCGACCGAGTTCTCCGCTTCGACGAAGTCGAAGAGGAACTGCGCCTTGCGTTGGAAGTCGCGAGCGGCGGCGAGATCGGTGTCGGACCAGCCGGCGGCCATGGCGGCTTTGATGTCGTCGACGAGGTGCATGAGGGCGTCCATGGCACGCTCGCGGGTCTCCCATGTGTTGGCCTGAATGGTCTCGACGCGGTCGAGGAGGTCCTTCTCGGAAACCGTGTGGCAGGATTGGCAGGCGCGGTTGACGTTGAGCATCGGGCTGCGCACGTGATGGTCGCTGATCTTGTGCGCGCCTTCGCGTTTGTAGGGCATGTGGCAATCGGCACAGGAGACGCCGGAGCGGGCGTGGATGCCTTGGCTCCAGAGTTCGAATTCCGGGTGCTGGGCCTTGAGAGCGGGTGCTCCGGTCTCCTTGTGAGTCCAGTCCTTGAAGCCGACCTCGTCGTAGTAACCGAGGATCTCCTCGGCCTTGATTCCGTTGTGCCACGGGTAGGTGAGGCGTTTCTCGGTGCCCTTGAAGTAGTATTCGACGTGGCACTGGGCGCAGACGAAGGAGCGCATTTCTTGGCGCGTCGCGTCCTTGTTCACGTCGTAGTTTTCGATGCCTTGGTGAGCCTTGAAGTTGGCGATTCCCTCCATGAACGCGGGCCGAGTGATGCGCAGTGCCATCGTTTGCGAATCGTGGCAATCGATGCATGCCACGGGGTGTTCGACGAGCTGCGTGGCCTCGGCATAGGGCATCTTGTTCACGACGCTGAAACCCTTCACCACGTCGCCGTCGCCTGCGTTTTTGTGCGCGACATAGGTCGAGGCGTGGCAATTGAGGCATGCGCCCGGTTGGCCCACCGATTGGCGCTCGGTCAGTCGTTGATCTTCGAGCATGTAGGCATGGCCGCGCTCCTCGCGAAAATCGATGGAAAAGGCGTAGCCGGCCCACATCTTCTTCAAGCGCGGATCCTCTTCGATCTTGGATTGCGTGACGATGCTGCGGGGATCGGCGTCGGTGGGCGTGCGCGGGAGGGCTTCGCTGCCGCCGAAGCGTGTGCGCACTTGGTCGACCGTGCGCATGTAGTCGTCGTATTGCAGCGGGAAGTTCTTGCCCCAGACGGCTGGGTCGGTCGTGTCGTCGGTGAGTTCCACGACGCGGAAGAACGGGTTCTTGGCCTCGCTCTTGCGCTCGAGGATGTTGGTCAGGAGGGCGAGACCGGCGACGGCGGCGAGCGCGAAGAAGGCGATCGTGAGCGCGAGGCGGGTGAACACTTTGCGCCGGGGCAGTTCGGTGGCGTTGTCTGGTGATGAGCTCATGGGACGCAGGCTTGGGAGAAGAATCGGTCGGAGGGTGCGATCGAGGCGTGGATCACTTGGGATGGCCGACCTCGCGGTGACACTTGATGCACGAGACGCTCTCGGCCGTGGCGGACATGAAGTCGTGCCCGGCGATGGCTTCGGTGATGTCTTCGTGGCAGCGGCGGCAGGCGGCTTCGGTGACGGAGCGGCTGATCGGACGCGCTTGGATGTGGTCCGGGTAGTTTCCGGTCGTGAAATAGAAGGAGTGCCAGAAACCGTTTTCGGCCTTGACCAAGTATTTCGGGATCAGGGCATGCGGCGTGTGGCAGTCGTTGCAGGTGGCGACGTGCCGGTGCCCGCTCTTCATCCAACCGTCGTAGTGTTCCTGCATCACGTGGCAGTTGGCGCACGAGGCGGGATTGTTCACGAGGTAGGAAGCGCCTTGCGCGTAGACGAACGTGTATGCTCCGACGCCGACGGCGAGGCCGGAGGAGACGCCGACGAGGGCAAAGAGGAGCGTCTTGAAGGTCATGGCAGCAGCGACTCCGAAGATACGGAGATCGAGGGGGTGGAGCCTAGGACGGGCGGAGTGTGCCCTTGATCCGGATCAAGGTGAAGGGCCAAAGGCCGACTCGGCGCCGAAAGTCTCGCGCGATACGCACGATTCGCGCGCGGAGGGCGTGCATCGCGCACGCACCCGCGCAAAACGAGACCGGAGTGCCGTCGCTAGGGAACGTCGCCTCAGGCAGCGGCGCTCTCGCCGTGCACCTCGAAGATGCGGTGCAGGCGCAGCAGTTCGATCACGGTCTGCACGGCGGGTCGGACGTGGACGAGCTTCACTTGTGCGGGTGCCGGGAGGCGTTTGTAGACACTGAGCAATGCGCCGACTCCGGAGCTGTCGAGAAACTCGACCGAGCCCATGTCGATCTCCACGCGGCGGGTCACGCTGGCCCACGCCGAATCGACCGCGATCTTGAACTCTCGCACGGCGGCCGCGTCGAGGCGGGCGGCGGTGAGATCGAGACGAAGCAGATCACCCTGACGGGAGGAGTTGAGCACGGAGGGCATGCTCCATGGTTTCGGATGCGGAGAGGCGGACTGGAGGGGAAAGCCCCGTGGAGCGGAGTGAGGGCGCAGGCATTTTGCGGCAGTTGCTCAGGTTCGGGCGAGGGCCGCCGAATCTGCATGGGATGTCCGATCACGATCTCGTCGCCTATTGGAGCCAGGCCGGTACCGGGTTGGGTCGCCTGCGCCTGAAACTGCGGGTCGCGCGAAAGCGCGCGCTTTGGGCGTGCGCAGTCGGCGGCACGCGAGTGGCGAAGCGCGGGCTCGACGTGGTCGTCGCGGGCACCGCGTTGGTGCTTCTCCTGCCGGTGTACGTCGTCACGGCCGCGTTCATCAAGATGGAGGACCGCGGCCCGATCTTCTTCCGGCAGCAGCGCGTGGGGTTGCGCGGGCGTTTGTTCGGGATGTGGAAGTTTCGCTCGATGGTGGTGAACGCGGATGCGCTCAAGGAGAAGCTGCTGGCCGAAAACGAGATGGCGGGTGGTATCACCTTCAAGATGAAGCGCGATCCGCGCATCACTTACGTGGGCCGTTTCATCCGCAAGTACTCGATCGACGAGTTGCCGCAGTTTTGGAACGTGCTTTGTGGCGACATGTCGCTCGTCGGGCCGCGGCCGGCGGTGCCGCGCGAAGTGAGGATGTATTCGGTGGACGACCGGCAACGGCTGTTGGCCAAGCCGGGCCTCACGTGCTTTTGGCAGGTCGCGGGACGCAGCTCGATCGACTTCGACGGGCAGGTGCGGCTCGACGTGGCCTACATCCAGTCCGAGAGCGTGTGGCTGGATTTGAAACTGCTCGTGCAGACCGTGCCCGCGGTGCTGCTCGGAAAGGGGGCGTTTTGAGCGCGGAGACGGAGATGGTGCTGGGCGTGCCGGATTGGCCCGACTTCGACACGGTCGCGCGACGGACCGATCCGCCCGTGCTATGGCCGGTGGGTGCGCAGCCGTTGTTGGCGCATTGGATGGACGAGGCCCGGCG from Opitutales bacterium ASA1 encodes the following:
- a CDS encoding ABC transporter permease, which gives rise to MTLLRIVYRSLRQHAFTTFVAAGSIALAAGLALTVWSIKSQAEDAFTRVDAGFDAVLGARGSKLQLVLNAVFHLEASPGNIRAADYEQIARHPAVAHAIPIAVGDNYRGFRIVGTPIEKLAQVEFAPGRTLALAAGTFVEGDAHEAVVGSFAARRLGLSLGDVFHPYHGFVYDEQARHEETYTVRGILEPTNTPLDRVILIPLSGVQTMSGHAAAAATDVSAVLVKLRPGAAVAGFQLDVLYNRQGNRLTFAWPIASIMGELFSKFAWFQTVLALVAYGVVLAAVGTVLVSVYGSMAARRRDLAILRALGARRSTVFLLVLGESVFTGLLGAIGGLGLHFGLFTIAASIVRAETGVVLDAFAWHPALAVVPVALVLLCALAGLVPAAKAYRNDVASGLAPVS
- a CDS encoding ABC transporter ATP-binding protein is translated as MPLLEINNLRRSFTAPDGSAHVVLDIHHFSLEAGEHVLLRGESGLGKTTLLHTIAGILSSDTGSVAIDGVDMAALSETARDRRRAALVGYVFQTFNLLQGFTVLENVLLGMAFGPGADRAHALDLLRRLGLAERVHHFPRQLSTGQQQRVAVARALAHRPKLVLADEPTANLDGAAAGRALALLHETCRAEGAALLVVSHSHDIEAGFDRVLALGSINHAVAPVAP
- a CDS encoding ammonia-forming cytochrome c nitrite reductase subunit c552 codes for the protein MSSSPDNATELPRRKVFTRLALTIAFFALAAVAGLALLTNILERKSEAKNPFFRVVELTDDTTDPAVWGKNFPLQYDDYMRTVDQVRTRFGGSEALPRTPTDADPRSIVTQSKIEEDPRLKKMWAGYAFSIDFREERGHAYMLEDQRLTERQSVGQPGACLNCHASTYVAHKNAGDGDVVKGFSVVNKMPYAEATQLVEHPVACIDCHDSQTMALRITRPAFMEGIANFKAHQGIENYDVNKDATRQEMRSFVCAQCHVEYYFKGTEKRLTYPWHNGIKAEEILGYYDEVGFKDWTHKETGAPALKAQHPEFELWSQGIHARSGVSCADCHMPYKREGAHKISDHHVRSPMLNVNRACQSCHTVSEKDLLDRVETIQANTWETRERAMDALMHLVDDIKAAMAAGWSDTDLAAARDFQRKAQFLFDFVEAENSVGFHAPQEAVRILSLSIDYSRQGQMTLRPLGARPVTTTAEFAPISLPTPSSE
- a CDS encoding STAS domain-containing protein — translated: MPSVLNSSRQGDLLRLDLTAARLDAAAVREFKIAVDSAWASVTRRVEIDMGSVEFLDSSGVGALLSVYKRLPAPAQVKLVHVRPAVQTVIELLRLHRIFEVHGESAAA